A section of the Humulus lupulus chromosome 2, drHumLupu1.1, whole genome shotgun sequence genome encodes:
- the LOC133818704 gene encoding pentatricopeptide repeat-containing protein At5g16420, mitochondrial — protein sequence MFCCHLLKLKLKITTIEIASVTICSLCTKPSYIVTPPIKPWPQRLYPKRLVSILTCQQNLDLALQIFHYAGDFHPGFSHNYETYHAIIRRLSRAHAFPAVEGLLSDLRKSHLNCGEDLFITVIRSYGLASRPKCSLKTFLRIHDFGVQRSVRSLNCLLNALVQNKRYDLVRWVFENCRNKFGVVPNVFTCNILVKALCHKNDLENALKVLDEMPSMGMVPNVVTYTTVIGGYAMRGDMVGAERVFVEILDRGWLPDATTYTILMDGYTKQGRLADAIKVMDEMEENGVHPNEVTYGVMIRAYCKENKSGEALNLIGDMLDGKHIPSSALCCKVIDVLCQQGKVEEACELWKKLLKNNCTPDNVVSSTLIYWLCKEGKIWEARKLFDQFERGLIPSILTYNTLIAGMCEQGELYEAGRLWDDMVEKGCAPNAFTYNMLIKGFCNIGKAQEGIRILEEMLLKKCSPNKSTYTMLIDNLHHSGKEEVAKIFSLALSSGNIDNDCWDLFFAKMVGNLDTGVNILDKILTDC from the coding sequence ATGTTCTGTTGCCACCTCCTTAAGTTGAAATTGAAGATCACCACCATAGAAATTGCTAGTGTCACCATCTGTTCCCTATGCACCAAGCCATCGTATATTGTCACTCCTCCTATCAAGCCATGGCCCCAGCGCCTTTACCCTAAGCGCTTGGTCTCCATTCTTACCTGCCAGCAGAACCTTGATCTTGCTCTCCAGATCTTCCATTATGCTGGTGACTTTCATCCTGGCTTCTCCCACAACTATGAAACCTATCATGCCATCATCCGCCGCCTATCTCGTGCCCACGCTTTTCCAGCTGTTGAGGGCCTCCTTTCTGACCTTCGTAAATCCCACCTTAATTGTGGTGAAGACCTCTTTATTACTGTCATTCGTAGTTATGGACTTGCCAGTCGCCCCAAATGTTCACTGAAAACCTTCTTACGGATCCATGACTTTGGTGTTCAGCGTTCAGTTAGATCCTTGAACTGTTTGTTGAATGCTTTGGTTCAAAACAAACGTTATGATTTGGTCCGCTGGGTGTTTGAGAATTGCAGGAATAAGTTTGGAGTGGTGCCCAATGtgtttacttgtaacattttggtcAAAGCACTATGCCACAAGAATGATTTGGAGAATGCGCTTAAGGTGTTGGATGAAATGCCCAGCATGGGTATGGTCCCTAATGTGGTCACTTATACTACCGTTATAGGTGGTTATGCTATGCGAGGTGATATGGTTGGTGCGGAGAGGGTTTTTGTTGAGATTTTGGATAGGGGGTGGCTGCCTGATGCTACTACATATACCATTTTGATGGATGGGTACACTAAACAAGGGAGGTTGGCTGATGCTATTAAGGTGATGGATGAGATGGAAGAGAATGGAGTTCATCCAAATGAAGTTACTTATGGGGTTATGATCAGAGCTTATTGTAAAGAAAACAAGTCTGGTGAAGCTCTTAATTTGATTGGGGATATGCTTGATGGAAAACACATACCAAGCTCTGCGCTTTGTTGCAAGGTGATTGACGTGCTGTGTCAACAAGGGAAGGTGGAGGAGGCTTGTGAACTGTGGAAGAAACTTTTGAAGAACAATTGTACCCCGGACAATGTTGTCTCTAGTACGCTCATATATTGGCTTTGTAAGGAAGGAAAAATATGGGAAGCCAGGAAGTTATTTGATCAGTTCGAGAGGGGTTTAATTCCAAGTATTTTGACTTACAACACACTTATTGCTGGAATGTGTGAGCAGGGAGAATTGTACGAAGCTGGGAGATTGTGGGATGACATGGTGGAGAAAGGTTGTGCACCTAATGCCTTTACCTATAATATGTTGATAAAAGGATTTTGTAATATTGGAAAGGCACAGGAAGGGATTAGAATTTTGGAGGAAATGTTGCTTAAAAAATGTTCGCCTAACAAGTCGACTTATACTATGTTGATTGATAATCTCCATCATAGTGGAAAAGAAGAAGTCGCAAAGATTTTTTCATTGGCATTGTCAAGTGGAAACATTGACAATGATTGCTGGGATCTTTTCTTTGCCAAGATGGTTGGAAATTTGGATACTGGAGTAAATATTCTTGACAAGATTTTGACAGATTGTTGA
- the LOC133818703 gene encoding pentatricopeptide repeat-containing protein At4g33990 — translation MRIEKINFDLLFISCTRVHFAKRLHALLVVSGKVKDMFVSAKLVNLYSYLGDVSFSRRTFNEIPNKDIYTWNSMISAYVRTSRFREALDCFHQFSFTSGLQPNSYTFPPVLKACGNLINGKKIHCQVLKLGFQWDVYVAASLIHMYSRFGLVAIARNLFNEMPARDIGSWNAMISGLCQNGNATEALDVLNEMRLEGENMDPLTVASLLTVCAQSNDMLSGMLIHLHVIKHGLEFDLLVSNALINMYAKFGCLVNALRVFNQMAVTDLVSWNSIINAFEQNDDPTTALGFFKKMQQIGIQPDLLTLLSLASIVAPLADCQKCKSVHGFILRRGWIMEGVAIGNAVVDMYSKLGAINYAHSVFEGLPTKDVISWNTLITCYAQNGLASEAIKVYNTMEKCEELSPNQGTLVSILPAYSHLGDVHQGMKIHGRVIKNNLHMDVFVGTCLIDMYGKCGKLDDAMSLFYQVPRGTSVPWNAIISCHGLHGHGERALKLFEDMLDKAVKPDGVTFVSLLSACSHSGLVDMGKHYFHLMQEKYGIKPSTKHYGCMVDLLGRAGHLEAASDLIKSMPVEPDASIWGALLGSCRIHGNVELGKFASDRLFEVDSENIGYYVLLSNIYANLGKWEGVDKVRSLARDKGLRKTPGWSSIEINNKVDVFYTGNQTHQKYQEICTELKVMTAKMKSLGYIPDYNFVLQDVEEDEKEEILSSHSERLAIAFGIISTPPRTPIRIFKNLRVCGDCHTATKYMSKITEREIIVRDSNRFHHFKDGTCSCRDYW, via the coding sequence ATGagaatagaaaaaataaattttgatctTCTATTTATATCCTGCACAAGAGTGCACTTTGCCAAGCGCCTCCATGCACTTCTTGTGGTGTCTGGGAAGGTTAAAGACATGTTTGTTTCAGCCAAGCTTGTAAATCTTTATTCTTACCTTGGTGATGTATCTTTCTCCCGCCGCACTTTCAATGAGATACCAAACAAGGATATCTATACATGGAACTCAATGATATCTGCTTATGTACGCACATCTCGTTTCCGTGAAGCTTTAGATTGTTTTCACCAGTTCTCTTTCACCTCTGGTCTTCAACCGAATTCCTACACTTTTCCTCCTGTCTTAAAGGCTTGTGGAAATCTAATTAATGGAAAGAAGATACATTGCCAGGTTTTGAAGTTGGGTTTTCAGTGGGATGTCTATGTTGCTGCTTCTTTGATCCATATGTACTCACGGTTTGGTTTGGTTGCCATTGCTCGTAACTTGTTCAATGAGATGCCAGCTCGAGATATAGGTTCTTGGAATGCAATGATTTCTGGATTATGTCAAAATGGGAATGCTACAGAGGCTTTAGATGTTTTGAATGAAATGAGGTTGGAGGGGGAAAATATGGATCCTCTAACTGTTGCAAGCCTACTCACTGTTTGTGCACAATCAAATGACATGTTAAGTGGAATGCTTATTCATTTACATGTCATAAAACATGGCTTGGAATTCGACTTACTTGTATCCAATGCACTGATTAATATGTACGCAAAATTTGGTTGCTTGGTCAATGCTCTAAGGGTATTTAATCAAATGGCTGTAACAGATTTGGTTTCGTGGAACTCAATTATCAATGCATTTGAGCAGAATGATGATCCGACAACTGCACTTGGATTCTTCAAAAAGATGCAGCAGATTGGCATTCAACCTGATTTGTTAACTCTATTAAGTTTAGCTTCCATTGTTGCTCCGTTAGCTGATTGTCAAAAATGTAAGTCTGTTCATGGGTTCATTCTAAGGAGAGGTTGGATTATGGAAGGTGTTGCCATTGGAAATGCAGTTGTTGACATGTATTCAAAATTGGGTGCAATAAATTATGCTCATAGTGTTTTTGAAGGACTTCCTACCAAAGATGTGATTTCGTGGAATACTTTGATCACATGTTATGCTCAAAATGGTCTTGCAAGTGAGGCAATTAAAGTATACAACACAATGGAGAAATGCGAAGAGTTAAGTCCAAATCAAGGAACTTTAGTGAGCATCTTACCAGCCTATTCCCATCTTGGAGATGTGCACCAAGGGATGAAAATTCATGGTCGGGTGATCAAGAACAATCTTCATATGGATGTCTTTGTGGGAACGTGCCTGATTGACATGTATGGAAAATGCGGGAAATTAGATGATGCAATGTCATTGTTTTACCAAGTGCCTAGAGGGACCTCAGTACCTTGGAATGCCATCATTTCTTGTCATGGACTTCATGGGCATGGGGAGAGAGCTTTAAAATTGTTTGAAGATATGTTGGACAAGGCAGTGAAGCCAGATGGTGTTACTTTTGTATCTTTGTTGTCAGCTTGTAGCCATTCAGGTTTGGTTGATATGGGTAAACATTATTTCCACTTGATGCAGGAAAAATATGGGATCAAGCCCAGTACTAAGCACTATGGCTGCATGGTGGATTTGCTTGGTAGAGCTGGTCATTTAGAGGCAGCATCTGATCTTATAAAGAGTATGCCTGTAGAACCTGATGCTTctatttggggagctcttctagGTTCTTGTAGAATACATGGAAATGTTGAGTTAGGTAAATTTGCTTCAGATCGGTTGTTTGAAGTTGATTCGGAGAATATTGGTTATTATGTCTTGTTATCTAATATATATGCAAATCTTGGAAAATGGGAAGGTGTGGATAAAGTTAGATCACTAGCTAGAGACAAGGGATTGAGGAAGACTCCTGGGTGGAGCTCCATAGAAATCAACAACAAGGTTGATGTCTTTTACACTGGAAACCAAACTCATCAAAAGTATCAAGAGATATGCACAGAATTGAAGGTTATGACTGCTAAGATGAAAAGTCTCGGTTACATTCCTGACTACAACTTTGTGTTGCAGGATGTGGAAGAGGATGAGAAGGAAGAAATTCTATCCAGTCATAGTGAGAGATTAGCCATTGCTTTCGGAATTATTAGTACTCCTCCTAGAACTCCTATTAGGATCTTCAAAAACTTGAGAGTATGTGGTGATTGCCACACTGCAACTAAATACATGTCCAAAATAACTGAGAGGGAGATTATTGTGAGGGATTCCAATCGTTTCCATCACTTCAAGGATGGAACTTGCTCTTGTCGGGATTATTGGTGA